One Bacteriovorax sp. PP10 DNA window includes the following coding sequences:
- a CDS encoding ABC transporter ATP-binding protein, translated as MIEVKNLTKVYNETRGLFPTSFNVDKGELIAIVGHNGAGKSTLLKILSNTHLPDSGSVVIDGINLTDRLAMVRKIGFVSETPNLYEFFSVEYNFKLFAKLFNIKKGRIDELLKEFDLDSYRNTKVQSLSKGLKQRVNIGRSILSDPPILLFDEPTSGLDFEMTKEIFKLLREFHTAGKTILFTTHRPEEIKNLATRLMVLHQGRIVFDGSPTKYFQSKLHNELYLQ; from the coding sequence ATGATCGAAGTCAAAAATCTCACCAAAGTTTATAATGAAACTCGCGGGCTATTCCCCACAAGCTTTAATGTAGATAAAGGTGAACTCATCGCTATCGTGGGCCATAACGGCGCAGGTAAATCGACTCTATTAAAAATTTTATCTAACACTCACTTACCCGATTCTGGATCTGTTGTAATAGACGGTATCAATCTCACTGACAGATTAGCGATGGTGAGAAAAATTGGATTCGTCTCAGAAACTCCTAACCTGTATGAGTTTTTTTCGGTTGAGTATAACTTCAAACTCTTTGCTAAACTTTTTAACATTAAAAAGGGCCGTATCGACGAGCTACTCAAAGAATTCGATCTCGATTCATATCGAAATACCAAAGTCCAAAGCTTATCAAAAGGTCTCAAGCAAAGAGTGAATATCGGGCGCTCGATCTTATCAGATCCTCCGATACTTCTTTTTGATGAACCGACTTCGGGACTAGATTTTGAAATGACCAAAGAAATCTTTAAACTCCTTAGAGAGTTTCATACCGCTGGAAAAACCATTCTCTTCACTACTCATAGACCTGAAGAAATAAAAAACCTGGCCACGAGACTTATGGTGCTTCATCAAGGGCGTATTGTTTTTGACGGAAGTCCAACTAAGTACTTTCAATCAAAACTTCACAATGAGCTTTATCTACAATGA
- a CDS encoding HNH endonuclease, translating into MKKVEDFSNDIQLELIKLYLSTSSWSHRKLQREILGVEAHERGGGFLALRILRANGILDDSLKGIFLKVFTNEELIQKFNSTNTTVRARDIIQNIFNQTEMPTLARKTYLLTWNPEKWKWSDLKEDLNEFQKEEKFIRPWGCGNNKSIKEGDRIFFIKLGKELPRGIMASGYVVKESYLGNHWNGEKEKEGLFVDVEFDVFLDPENEHENFIKYEQLMEDDVFKLNSWSVHVSGTVIAEAVASKLENEWHPRFLKNIGRRFSLKGNYREGKSSEYISKKYERDENARKECLRIRGVICLACEIDFQEKYGKIGKGFIHVHHVIPLSERDAEYSPDPATDLIPLCPNCHAMIHKLGKPYSLEELIKILKLNN; encoded by the coding sequence ATGAAGAAAGTAGAAGATTTTAGCAACGACATTCAGCTTGAATTAATTAAATTATACTTAAGCACATCGAGTTGGTCACATCGTAAGTTACAACGAGAGATTCTTGGAGTTGAGGCACATGAGCGAGGTGGTGGCTTCCTTGCCTTGAGAATATTAAGGGCCAATGGAATACTAGACGATTCATTAAAAGGGATCTTTTTAAAAGTTTTTACGAATGAAGAACTTATACAAAAATTTAATTCTACTAATACGACAGTAAGAGCTAGAGACATAATACAGAATATTTTTAACCAGACTGAGATGCCAACTCTTGCAAGGAAAACGTATTTATTAACTTGGAATCCTGAAAAATGGAAATGGAGCGATTTAAAAGAAGATTTAAATGAATTTCAAAAAGAAGAGAAATTTATTCGTCCTTGGGGATGTGGTAACAATAAATCAATTAAAGAAGGAGATCGAATTTTCTTTATAAAGCTTGGTAAAGAGTTACCCAGGGGAATAATGGCATCTGGATACGTTGTTAAGGAATCATACTTAGGTAATCACTGGAACGGAGAAAAAGAAAAAGAAGGATTATTTGTGGACGTTGAATTTGATGTTTTTCTCGATCCAGAAAATGAACATGAAAACTTTATTAAGTATGAACAGCTTATGGAAGATGACGTTTTTAAATTAAATAGTTGGTCCGTCCATGTATCGGGAACAGTTATAGCTGAAGCTGTAGCATCAAAGCTTGAAAATGAATGGCATCCGCGATTTTTAAAAAATATAGGTAGACGTTTTTCCTTAAAAGGAAATTATCGAGAAGGGAAATCATCTGAATATATTAGTAAAAAATATGAACGTGATGAAAATGCACGAAAGGAGTGTCTGCGAATTAGGGGAGTGATATGCCTTGCTTGCGAAATAGATTTTCAAGAAAAATATGGCAAAATTGGAAAAGGGTTTATTCATGTTCATCATGTAATACCTCTTTCGGAAAGAGATGCTGAATATAGTCCCGACCCTGCAACAGACTTAATTCCTCTTTGTCCAAATTGTCATGCAATGATTCACAAGCTAGGAAAACCATATTCTTTAGAAGAATTGATAAAAATTTTAAAATTAAATAATTAA
- a CDS encoding SRPBCC family protein yields MDTNLNRDTTKNRTPNLENSTPVVISRTFNAPVEQVWKVWANADLMQQWWGPENYTSPSAKIDFRVGGKSLLAMKDSIGAVVWSGGVYKEIIPFKKIVTTDHFADEKGHVIPASEVGMTGDWPLECLITVEFSSPVKGQTKMTITHKGIPQEMHDDCVDGWNSSINKLQKLVEHH; encoded by the coding sequence ATGGATACAAATCTTAACCGTGACACGACAAAAAATAGAACACCTAATTTAGAAAATTCAACTCCGGTTGTAATAAGTAGAACTTTCAATGCTCCAGTTGAGCAAGTTTGGAAAGTATGGGCCAATGCAGATCTTATGCAGCAGTGGTGGGGTCCTGAAAATTATACATCACCGAGTGCGAAAATTGATTTTAGAGTGGGAGGTAAATCTTTATTGGCGATGAAAGACTCTATAGGAGCAGTCGTATGGAGTGGTGGAGTTTATAAAGAAATTATTCCCTTTAAAAAGATTGTAACAACAGACCATTTTGCCGATGAAAAAGGACATGTTATTCCGGCGAGCGAAGTGGGAATGACAGGTGACTGGCCTCTAGAGTGCCTTATTACAGTTGAGTTTAGTAGTCCTGTTAAAGGGCAGACTAAGATGACTATTACCCATAAAGGAATTCCACAAGAAATGCATGATGATTGCGTTGATGGATGGAATAGTTCAATTAATAAACTTCAAAAACTTGTAGAACATCATTAA
- a CDS encoding SRPBCC family protein, with protein MNTNPKLDLVLNKILDITPEQAWKGWTTPELFGEWFCPKPWKVVEARLDPRPGGEFFTMMQSPEGDKFPNTGCILEAIPGKKLVWTSALLEGFRPSENKDMSFTAVILLEPYGKNQTKYIAIGMHGNELDRKKHEDMGFEQGWGICADQLEAMMKSL; from the coding sequence ATGAATACAAATCCCAAATTAGATTTAGTTCTTAATAAAATTTTAGACATCACACCCGAGCAAGCGTGGAAGGGATGGACTACACCTGAGCTTTTCGGTGAATGGTTTTGTCCGAAACCTTGGAAGGTTGTTGAAGCAAGACTTGATCCGCGTCCAGGTGGAGAGTTCTTCACGATGATGCAATCACCAGAAGGGGATAAATTTCCAAATACGGGATGTATTCTTGAAGCGATTCCTGGGAAGAAACTAGTTTGGACAAGTGCTTTATTAGAAGGTTTCAGACCTTCAGAAAATAAAGACATGTCTTTTACTGCAGTTATTCTTTTAGAACCGTATGGAAAGAATCAAACGAAGTATATAGCGATTGGTATGCATGGAAATGAACTAGATCGCAAAAAGCATGAAGACATGGGCTTTGAACAAGGTTGGGGAATTTGTGCTGATCAGTTAGAAGCAATGATGAAGAGTTTATAA
- a CDS encoding ABC transporter permease, which yields MIKNIWTLILNDLAIAIKNKTIFLIFFIPLFVFLTLKLVDTKKSEFQKMNLGIIKNEIYTPIILKSIKSADKIFNVVNVETIEDGKKQIKEKKLDGLLLKSEELIVLKKESLKTLSIIESMHALQQTIEGKKNWISNITAMQSTDIQKESLPTWILMLVLLVGFVIMPSQVAEEKEKRLLVSLLQTPMREIEWLLAKAITGMILTTASVFILHLMGNFKLGFNLSYISILLLGSFCFSSYGIFLGFLCRNQASARILGIIFYLPHLLPSALSDFSKKLDVVAPLLPSYHFYEAIKSILLDQGKLNVFGMGSIYLLLIGVVTFFISYVLMKKRWLM from the coding sequence ATGATTAAAAACATTTGGACACTTATACTTAATGATTTAGCTATTGCTATTAAAAACAAGACTATCTTTTTGATTTTTTTTATTCCTCTATTTGTATTTCTCACTTTGAAATTAGTTGATACAAAAAAATCTGAATTCCAAAAGATGAATTTAGGAATTATAAAGAATGAAATTTATACTCCGATTATTCTTAAATCTATTAAATCTGCCGACAAGATCTTTAATGTTGTTAATGTAGAGACAATAGAAGATGGTAAAAAACAAATAAAAGAAAAGAAGCTTGATGGATTATTACTAAAATCTGAAGAATTGATTGTTCTAAAGAAAGAATCACTCAAAACTCTCTCCATTATCGAAAGTATGCATGCCCTTCAACAGACGATTGAAGGAAAAAAGAACTGGATTTCAAATATCACAGCAATGCAGTCGACAGATATACAAAAAGAAAGTTTGCCGACCTGGATTCTCATGCTCGTCCTACTCGTAGGATTCGTTATAATGCCTTCACAGGTCGCTGAAGAAAAAGAAAAGCGCTTACTCGTTTCCTTACTCCAAACACCAATGCGAGAAATTGAATGGCTTTTAGCCAAGGCCATCACTGGTATGATCCTGACGACTGCGTCGGTATTCATACTTCATCTAATGGGAAATTTTAAATTAGGATTCAATTTAAGCTATATCTCAATACTTCTTTTAGGAAGCTTTTGCTTTAGTTCATATGGAATCTTTCTGGGCTTCTTATGTCGTAATCAGGCCAGCGCAAGAATTTTAGGTATAATTTTTTATCTTCCTCACTTGCTCCCTTCTGCATTATCGGACTTCTCAAAAAAATTAGATGTCGTAGCTCCGCTACTTCCTTCTTATCACTTTTATGAAGCGATTAAATCCATCCTATTAGATCAGGGAAAACTCAATGTTTTTGGAATGGGATCGATATATTTACTTTTAATCGGTGTGGTCACTTTTTTCATTTCATATGTCTTGATGAAAAAACGATGGCTCATGTAA
- a CDS encoding glutathione S-transferase family protein, which translates to MMKPILTTLRWVPPFAHGYVKDLRVRWALEEIGIAYETKLIGPEDQPTMEYRKIQPYGQVPAYEEDSLKIFESGAIALHIAHKSELLLPVEATARARAIVWMFSAHTSIEPYIHNIGSEMLTSRLKDLTSWLEGKDYLEDRFTIGDLIMTTVLRDLGDDDIIMKNPVLLAYRSRCEGRPAFKKALNDQLEVFNKHKPKEA; encoded by the coding sequence ATGATGAAACCAATACTGACTACGCTTCGTTGGGTGCCACCGTTTGCTCATGGTTATGTTAAAGATTTACGCGTTCGATGGGCGCTAGAAGAAATAGGTATTGCCTATGAAACTAAGCTTATTGGGCCTGAAGATCAACCAACAATGGAGTACCGTAAGATTCAACCTTATGGACAAGTACCGGCCTACGAAGAAGATAGTTTAAAGATTTTTGAATCAGGAGCGATTGCTCTTCATATTGCTCATAAATCAGAATTGCTTTTGCCAGTAGAAGCGACTGCACGTGCTCGTGCAATTGTATGGATGTTTTCTGCTCATACTTCTATTGAACCTTATATTCATAATATTGGATCTGAAATGTTGACGTCACGATTGAAAGACCTGACGAGTTGGCTTGAAGGAAAAGATTATTTAGAAGATCGTTTTACCATTGGTGATCTTATTATGACGACAGTCCTAAGAGACTTAGGTGATGACGATATTATTATGAAGAATCCAGTACTACTAGCTTACAGATCTAGATGTGAAGGACGCCCTGCTTTTAAGAAAGCTCTAAACGATCAGCTTGAAGTTTTTAATAAACATAAACCTAAGGAAGCTTAA
- a CDS encoding PhzF family phenazine biosynthesis protein yields MFLEDKKYFQVDVFGKSGMKGNPVAVFFGGKDLSTEEMQKIATWMNLSETTFVLPPTNPKADYKLRIFDPLSEMKFAGHPTLGSAKAFLAAGHASKDSQKLIQECQLGLIDVFISSDDILSFELPSASLIEINKEVKREFADALKISHEMGDLLLLVDVGARWVTGELKSKEELLNLKPDMPQLAAVSDFLGVDGVTLFAKDQNDNGPIEVRSFAPAMNVNEDPVCGSGNASVGFYILKNKLAIGPKYTSQQGRAMGRNGELKIELIGERVRVGGQTKVWLKGEYSTDDLNG; encoded by the coding sequence ATGTTTTTAGAAGACAAAAAATATTTTCAAGTGGATGTTTTTGGAAAAAGTGGAATGAAAGGAAATCCCGTCGCCGTATTTTTTGGCGGTAAAGATCTTTCAACAGAAGAGATGCAAAAAATTGCAACTTGGATGAACTTATCAGAAACAACTTTCGTACTTCCTCCAACAAATCCTAAGGCCGACTACAAACTTAGAATATTTGATCCATTATCCGAAATGAAATTTGCAGGCCATCCAACACTTGGTTCCGCAAAAGCTTTTTTGGCCGCAGGTCATGCTTCAAAAGATTCACAAAAGTTGATCCAAGAATGTCAGTTAGGTCTTATTGACGTTTTTATAAGCAGCGATGATATTTTATCTTTTGAGCTTCCAAGCGCTTCATTGATAGAAATTAATAAAGAAGTGAAACGAGAGTTTGCGGATGCACTTAAAATATCTCATGAGATGGGAGATCTTTTATTACTTGTTGATGTTGGTGCAAGGTGGGTGACAGGAGAACTAAAATCTAAGGAAGAACTTTTAAATTTGAAACCTGATATGCCTCAACTCGCTGCTGTTTCTGACTTTCTTGGAGTTGATGGTGTGACTTTGTTTGCCAAGGATCAAAACGACAATGGGCCTATTGAGGTTCGCTCTTTTGCTCCGGCGATGAATGTAAATGAAGATCCAGTTTGTGGCAGTGGTAATGCCTCTGTTGGATTTTATATTTTGAAAAACAAATTAGCGATTGGCCCTAAGTACACTTCTCAACAGGGAAGAGCTATGGGGCGAAATGGGGAATTAAAAATTGAATTAATTGGGGAGCGCGTTCGTGTGGGCGGGCAGACGAAAGTTTGGCTCAAAGGCGAATATAGTACCGATGACCTTAACGGGTAA
- a CDS encoding helix-turn-helix domain-containing protein yields the protein MITKNKIKAKSAIRKITGHISFGEMLQAHRQSQELNQITIAEMIGISKQDLCNIEKGRKLVSVERAIAFADALGMPKKTFAKYALQDQLYKAGIKGEVVIKEVA from the coding sequence ATGATTACTAAAAATAAAATTAAAGCAAAATCAGCAATCCGAAAAATCACAGGCCACATCAGCTTTGGTGAAATGCTTCAGGCGCATAGACAATCACAAGAATTAAATCAAATTACGATAGCAGAAATGATAGGTATTTCCAAACAAGATCTTTGTAATATCGAAAAAGGTCGTAAGCTTGTGAGCGTAGAACGAGCGATTGCTTTTGCAGATGCCCTAGGTATGCCGAAAAAAACTTTCGCTAAATATGCTCTTCAAGATCAGCTTTATAAAGCGGGTATAAAAGGTGAAGTCGTAATTAAAGAAGTTGCCTAA
- a CDS encoding 3'-5' exonuclease, translating to MGNYNVVVIDFETTGLSPNMGERAIEVGAVLLNNNQIVDRFQSLMNPGKKISAFIESYTGISNKMLSTAPSIAEAMGELKNFIGNNHLVAHNASFDSRFLDAEFDRIKHKRKNEFACSLLMSRRIYPEAPNHKLETLVRYKNLKTDGVHHRALADAEMTAHLWIRLVEDIKQKYKFDHVSFDIIQKISKTPKDKIPEVMKKIREQLH from the coding sequence GTGGGAAATTATAACGTTGTCGTCATCGACTTTGAAACTACTGGTCTTTCACCCAACATGGGAGAAAGAGCAATTGAAGTAGGTGCTGTTCTCTTAAACAACAATCAAATCGTCGATCGTTTCCAAAGTTTAATGAATCCAGGAAAGAAAATTTCAGCATTCATCGAAAGCTATACTGGCATTAGCAACAAGATGCTTTCAACAGCTCCTAGTATCGCTGAAGCGATGGGAGAGCTTAAAAATTTTATTGGCAATAATCACCTCGTTGCTCACAATGCTTCGTTTGACTCGAGATTTTTAGATGCGGAGTTTGATAGAATTAAGCATAAGAGAAAAAATGAATTTGCTTGCTCGCTCTTGATGTCTAGACGAATTTATCCAGAAGCTCCTAATCACAAACTCGAAACCCTTGTTCGTTATAAAAATCTAAAAACAGATGGCGTTCATCACAGGGCACTTGCTGATGCTGAAATGACTGCGCATCTTTGGATTAGATTAGTAGAGGACATTAAACAAAAATATAAATTTGATCATGTCTCGTTTGATATCATCCAAAAGATTTCTAAAACGCCTAAAGATAAAATTCCGGAAGTGATGAAGAAGATTAGAGAGCAACTTCATTAG
- a CDS encoding SRPBCC family protein, with product MKLKIFFSLLSVLVLFLIYVSTREGKFNYSVTMPVNAPVEKIFPYLSDLKLGSEWSPFEKVDPDMKKEYVGNKLIFDGNSKAGSGSVEILKVVPNESVELKLIMTKPFKAENLITYKVVPTQNGVDFTWSMSGDGGYMGKLMNVFIDCEKMITDQFRSGINNLKQIVEK from the coding sequence ATGAAACTTAAAATCTTTTTCTCTCTCCTAAGTGTTCTCGTTTTATTTCTTATTTACGTCTCTACAAGAGAAGGTAAGTTTAATTATTCAGTCACGATGCCAGTGAATGCTCCCGTTGAAAAAATCTTTCCTTACTTAAGTGACCTTAAGCTCGGTAGTGAGTGGTCGCCATTTGAAAAAGTCGATCCTGACATGAAGAAAGAGTATGTCGGTAATAAGCTTATCTTCGATGGAAATAGCAAAGCAGGTTCAGGCAGTGTTGAGATTCTAAAAGTTGTTCCTAATGAAAGTGTAGAATTGAAACTCATTATGACTAAACCGTTTAAAGCAGAAAACTTGATTACATATAAAGTTGTTCCAACGCAAAACGGAGTCGATTTCACTTGGAGTATGTCAGGTGATGGTGGCTACATGGGAAAACTTATGAACGTATTTATTGATTGTGAAAAAATGATTACAGATCAATTTAGATCAGGAATTAATAACCTTAAACAAATTGTAGAGAAATAA
- a CDS encoding type II toxin-antitoxin system mRNA interferase toxin, RelE/StbE family has product MKSIVNLSKGAQRDLKKIPRYIQVLFDLWVEIIENEGYQEMQKIRGYRDHSLKGDRYGQRSSSLNKSWRIIYELDEQTNSLTVEVLEVNNHDY; this is encoded by the coding sequence GTGAAAAGCATTGTAAACTTAAGCAAAGGCGCACAGAGGGATCTAAAAAAAATCCCCAGGTATATTCAAGTTCTTTTTGATTTATGGGTAGAGATCATTGAAAACGAAGGCTATCAAGAAATGCAAAAAATTAGAGGATACCGCGATCATTCACTTAAAGGTGATCGCTATGGACAAAGGTCAAGCTCTCTCAATAAAAGTTGGCGAATTATTTATGAGCTAGATGAGCAAACGAATTCACTTACTGTCGAAGTTCTTGAGGTCAACAACCATGATTACTAA
- a CDS encoding VOC family protein translates to MNGPIWINLPSTDLPRAKKFFTEIGFKIDSAHETPYMVSMSVGQNQVVMNLFDSKMFQGFIGGQTVTDAVKSTEVLFSLGAESPEEVDQLARKVKAAGGTIYAEPGYTDGWMYGFGFIDLDGHRWNGLYMNMAKMPK, encoded by the coding sequence ATGAATGGCCCTATTTGGATTAATTTACCTTCGACAGATTTACCTCGTGCAAAGAAATTCTTTACTGAAATTGGTTTTAAGATAGATTCAGCTCACGAAACTCCTTATATGGTGAGCATGTCAGTGGGACAAAATCAGGTTGTTATGAATCTTTTTGATTCAAAAATGTTTCAGGGTTTTATTGGCGGACAAACTGTGACTGATGCAGTGAAGTCGACTGAGGTTTTATTTTCTCTTGGAGCAGAGTCTCCTGAGGAAGTTGATCAGCTAGCACGTAAAGTTAAGGCGGCCGGTGGAACAATTTATGCAGAGCCTGGTTATACAGATGGCTGGATGTACGGTTTTGGTTTTATAGACCTTGATGGGCATCGCTGGAATGGTCTTTATATGAATATGGCGAAGATGCCGAAATAG
- a CDS encoding SRPBCC family protein, with product MDTTLNSSTETEEKIHLESSPIVKVARMFHAPIERVWRAWSNEELVKQWWGPESYTAPSAKINFQVGGKSLLAMQDSKGKIVWSGGVYKEIVPYKKIVTTDYFSDENGNMPGKWSLDYLITVEFSITEEGQTKMTIAHEGIPKEIHDDCVAGWNSSINKLQRLVEHH from the coding sequence ATGGACACAACTCTCAACAGCAGCACGGAAACAGAAGAAAAAATCCATTTAGAATCTTCGCCCATTGTTAAAGTTGCACGAATGTTTCACGCACCAATCGAGCGAGTTTGGAGAGCGTGGTCAAATGAGGAGCTTGTAAAGCAGTGGTGGGGACCTGAAAGCTACACTGCCCCAAGTGCTAAAATCAATTTTCAGGTAGGAGGTAAATCTTTACTGGCCATGCAAGATTCGAAAGGGAAAATTGTCTGGAGTGGTGGAGTCTATAAAGAAATTGTTCCCTATAAAAAAATTGTGACTACTGATTATTTTTCTGATGAAAATGGAAATATGCCTGGTAAATGGTCACTTGATTATCTTATCACCGTTGAGTTTAGTATTACTGAAGAAGGGCAAACTAAAATGACTATCGCCCATGAAGGTATACCAAAAGAAATACATGATGATTGTGTTGCTGGCTGGAATAGTTCAATTAATAAGCTTCAAAGACTTGTAGAGCATCACTAA
- a CDS encoding TetR/AcrR family transcriptional regulator, which translates to MVKKTKTIKKTRNLEKSRQEILDAAFWEVFTRGFQGVSIDDIVKKTSMTKGAFYHQFPTKLDLGYALVDDVIKPMTYSRWIDPLKEFKNPLDGILIQMKTLIGKASPEELRYGCPLNNLVQEMAPVDEGFKERLQAALLYWIEGMEKELNRAKKDGYLRADVNTRQVAHFVVMAHEGFYGMLKGLNDPKAFNALYDSLKRYFETLKK; encoded by the coding sequence ATGGTTAAAAAAACTAAAACTATCAAGAAAACCCGTAACTTAGAGAAGTCCCGACAAGAGATTTTAGATGCTGCTTTTTGGGAAGTCTTCACGCGCGGCTTTCAAGGTGTGAGTATAGATGACATTGTGAAGAAGACTTCTATGACGAAAGGAGCCTTCTATCATCAGTTTCCAACGAAGCTCGATCTTGGGTATGCATTGGTAGATGATGTGATTAAACCTATGACCTATTCGAGGTGGATTGATCCTTTAAAGGAGTTTAAAAATCCTTTAGATGGGATTCTTATTCAAATGAAAACGCTTATTGGTAAGGCTTCTCCTGAAGAGCTTCGTTATGGATGCCCGCTTAATAATTTAGTTCAAGAAATGGCGCCGGTTGATGAAGGCTTTAAAGAGCGATTACAAGCTGCTCTACTTTATTGGATAGAAGGAATGGAGAAAGAGCTTAATCGCGCTAAGAAGGACGGTTATTTGCGTGCAGATGTTAATACCAGACAAGTGGCCCACTTTGTAGTGATGGCCCATGAAGGGTTTTATGGAATGCTTAAAGGGTTGAATGATCCGAAAGCGTTTAATGCTTTATATGATTCGCTTAAGAGATATTTTGAGACTTTGAAAAAATAA